In Cystobacter ferrugineus, the following proteins share a genomic window:
- a CDS encoding LysR substrate-binding domain-containing protein: MGTAPVDWKCLEPLGFQERAWPGVLLGRSRQRPSSAPALQPSPHHGLSPAYTHTIYHWLPSTLMRLRKNLPELEVTLAVEHTYSPVAALEAGELDVALVTTSPLSGRVSDDS, translated from the coding sequence ATGGGGACGGCCCCGGTGGACTGGAAGTGCCTGGAACCACTCGGATTTCAGGAAAGGGCGTGGCCTGGCGTACTGCTCGGGCGGTCCCGACAGCGGCCATCCTCGGCTCCTGCGCTCCAGCCCTCACCTCACCATGGCCTCTCTCCCGCCTATACGCACACCATCTACCACTGGCTCCCGTCCACGCTCATGAGGCTGCGCAAGAATCTGCCGGAGCTCGAGGTCACGCTGGCGGTGGAGCACACGTACTCTCCCGTCGCGGCGCTCGAGGCCGGGGAGCTCGACGTCGCGCTCGTCACGACGTCTCCCCTGTCTGGAAGGGTGTCAGACGATTCGTAG